A window from Triticum aestivum cultivar Chinese Spring chromosome 6D, IWGSC CS RefSeq v2.1, whole genome shotgun sequence encodes these proteins:
- the LOC123143705 gene encoding rhamnogalacturonate lyase B — MATTAHLILLAVAVLLMLQAAAVSAAPSSGSRTGVTLRVDGRQVVVDNGLVQVTLSRPGGHITGVRYGGDRTNLLHSTRSRNTGGYWDMVWNIPGSDQRGLLNSLDGSEFRVVTQSDDKVELSFRSTYSPGRRSGVRLNFDKRLVMLKGSSGFYSYAILEHGADTPAIDISLARLAFKLNTDRFNYMAVSDDVQRYMPRAADREAPRSSPLAYKEAVLLVDPSEPEFRGEVDDKYQYTLDTKDNRVHGWVTGGQPSHVGFWVVTPSSEFKSGGPLKRDLTSHVGPTCMSVFHGSHYVGDDIVARIGDGEQWKKVMGPVFVYLNSNSEKGDPRALWEDAKATAQAEAAKWPYSFPESPDFHKASERGSVTGRLLVRDRYVSRDNMPARAAYVGLAAPGQPGSWATESKGYQFWTTASNTSGEFTIDNVRAGEYNLYAWVPGVLGDYMNTTRVTVTPGGAINLGDLLYEAPRSGPTLWEIGVPDRSAAEMFVPDPDPKYLNKLFQNKDRYRQYGLWERYAQLYPTDDLVYTVGESHHSKDWYFAHVTRKVGDDIVPTTRQIRFRMGRVVPGGTYTLRVALAAAHAARLQVQVNGATRRVGGVFGTPAFGDGNAIARHGDHGTQWSFDFPISGRLLREGDNTIHITQTRANSIFLGVMYDYIRFEGPPGS, encoded by the exons ATGGCAACGACGGCGCACCTGATCCTGCTCGCCGTCGCCGTGTTGTTGATGCTGCAGGCCGCCGCCGTGTCGGCGGCGCCATCGTCGGGATCCCGCACCGGCGTTACGCTGCGCGTGGATGGTAGACAG GTGGTGGTGGACAACGGCCTGGTGCAGGTGACGCTGTCGAGGCCCGGGGGCCACATCACCGGCGTCCGCTACGGCGGGGATCGGACCAACCTGCTGCACTCCACCAGAAGCAGAAACACTGGCGG GTACTGGGATATGGTGTGGAACATCCCCGGCTCCGATCAACGAGGCTTGCTCAATTC ACTGGATGGCTCGGAGTTCAGGGTAGTAACGCAGAGCGACGACAAGGTAGAGCTGTCGTTCCGGAGCACGTACAGCCCGGGACGTCGGAGCGGCGTCCGGCTCAACTTCGACAAGAGGCTGGTGATGCTCAAGGGCAGCTCCGGGTTCTACAGCTACGCCATCCTGGAGCACGGCGCCGACACGCCGGCCATCGACATCAGCCTGGCCCGGCTCGCCTTCAAGCTCAACACGGACAGGTTCAACTACATGGCCGTCTCGGACGACGTCCAGCGGTACATGCCGCGGGCGGCCGACCGCGAGGCGCCCCGCAGCTCCCCGCTGGCGTACAAGGAGGCCGTGCTGCTGGTCGACCCGTCGGAGCCGGAGTTCAGGGGGGAGGTGGACGACAAGTACCAGTACACGCTGGACACCAAGGACAACCGGGTGCACGGGTGGGTCACCGGCGGCCAGCCGAGCCACGTCGGCTTCTGGGTCGTCACCCCCAGCAGCGAGTTCAAGAGCGGCGGGCCGCTCAAGCGCGACCTCACCTCGCACGTCGGCCCGACGTGCATGAGCGTGTTCCATGGGTCGCACTACGTCGGGGACGACATCGTGGCGCGCATCGGGGACGGCGAGCAGTGGAAGAAGGTCATGGGCCCCGTGTTCGTCTACCTCAACTCTAACTCGGAGAAGGGAGACCCGCGCGCGCTCTGGGAGGACGCCAAGGCGACGGCCCAGGCCGAGGCGGCCAAGTGGCCCTACAGCTTCCCGGAGTCGCCGGACTTCCACAAGGCCAGCGAGAGAGGCTCCGTCACCGGCCGATTGCTCGTAAGGGACAGGTACGTGAGCAGGGACAACATGCCGGCTCGGGCAGCTTACGTTGGCCTGGCCGCGCCCGGGCAGCCTGGCTCGTGGGCGACGGAGAGCAAGGGCTACCAGTTCTGGACGACGGCGTCGAACACTTCCGGCGAGTTCACCATTGACAACGTCCGGGCAGGGGAGTACAACCTCTACGCGTGGGTTCCCGGGGTTCTCGGCGATTACATGAACACCACCCGCGTCACCGTAACACCCG GCGGTGCAATCAACCTCGGCGATCTTTTGTACGAGGCTCCGAGATCAGGGCCGACGCTGTGGGAGATCGGCGTTCCTGACCGCAGCGCGGCGGAGATGTTcgtccccgaccccgacccgaaGTACTTGAACAAGCTCTTCCAGAACAAAGACAG GTACAGGCAGTACGGGCTGTGGGAGAGGTACGCCCAACTGTACCCGACGGACGATCTCGTCTATACCGTCGGCGAAAGCCACCACTCGAAGGACTGGTACTTCGCACATGTCACAAG AAAGGTCGGCGACGACATCGTGCCGACGACGCGGCAGATCCGGTTCCGCATGGGCCGCGTCGTGCCCGGCGGCACCTACACCTTGCGCGTCGCCCTCGCGGCCGCTCACGCGGCGAGGCTGCAGGTCCAGGTGAACGGGGCGACGAGGCGTGTGGGCGGGGTCTTCGGGACGCCGGCGTTCGGGGACGGCAACGCGATCGCGAGGCACGGCGACCATGGCACACAGTGGAGCTTCGATTTCCCGATCAGCGGGAGGCTGCTCCGGGAAGGGGACAACACCATCCATATCACGCAGACGAGGGCGAACAGCATATTCTTAGGGGTCATGTACGACTACATACGGTTCGAAGGACCTCCTGGTTCATAG
- the LOC123143704 gene encoding uncharacterized protein — protein MHPTKPAGLTPRSAPPGAGEWRPSGVVRLLQAPAVVALAAVLAVASPAQARPAGAPPPTPPTQQKAAETAPEDTMCDVPRTLSGEDGKEAERIKHPRSREAARCTSKCVSTCVLGGAGAPGVGGPFNVRRPLVVFKEGFRSRQYCLVECSDVCNLIKDGEDGQ, from the exons ATGCACCCGACGAAACCAGCTGGCCTGACGCCGAGGTCGGCACCGCCGGGCGCCGGAGAGTGGCGGCCGTCCGGCGTCGTCAGGCTGCTACAGGCGCCGGCGGTGGTGGCGCTGGCCGCGGTGCTCGCCGTGGCGTCGCCGGCGCAAGCTCGGCCAGCTGGTGCACCCCCTCCGACCCCTCCGACCCAGCagaaggcggcggagacggcgccgGAGGACACGATGTGCGACGTGCCGCGGACGCTGTCCGGGGAGGACGGCAAGGAGGCGGAGCGGATCAAGCACCCGAGGTCGCGCGAGGCGGCGCGGTGCACCTCCAAGTGCGTCAGCACCTGCGTCCTCGGCGGCGCCGGCGCACCCGGCGTCGGCGGGCCCTTCAACGTCCGAAG ACCCCTCGTGGTGTTCAAGGAAGGTTTCCGCAGTCGACAGTACTG CCTGGTGGAGTGCTCCGACGTCTGCAACCTAATCAAGGACGGAGAAGACGGGCAATGA